The following nucleotide sequence is from Dermacentor albipictus isolate Rhodes 1998 colony unplaced genomic scaffold, USDA_Dalb.pri_finalv2 scaffold_24, whole genome shotgun sequence.
GAAGTGGTCTCTCGGAGCGCAACACTGCGCAGCCTGAGGTTACCGTCGACGTCGTGCGAATGCCTTGCCGCATACAGGAGACGTCCTGTCCAGTTTCCAGATCGGAAAGCCGCTCAATGCATGGAGCCCTGGCTCGCAGCCCTACGGAGACCGAACCTACCGCTCAGCAAGCTCTTCATCGACCTTCGGGGCTTCGGTGAAGCCGAGTGCCATGCCTTCTTCGGAGTAGTTGCGGAAACGGACGCTGTGAAGTCGGTTGTCGTTCTCTCCTTGCCTGGAATCGACCGGCCGGACAGGGTCTGCGCCACCATCCAGGAGCGAGGACTGAGCGACCGAGTGGTCATCAAGTGGCCTTGCATGCGCAACACAAGATGGCTGCAGCAATGCCCGCAAATCAGCAGCGTAACCATCAGAGTGGGCCATTTCAAGTGCAATGGCGAGTTAGGTTTGCCGGGAGTTATCTCGGCTCTTGAAGCGGTCGGTGGCTGCTCTCACGTAACGTCGCTGCGGGTTAACTTCGATTGTTTCAATCGCAGTGTGTTCTCCGCCTTGGCGGCATGCATAAGAGCTCCTTCCGCGCTTACTGGTGTAAGCATAGACATTGATTACGTTACAACCCATCCGAGAAAAGAGGATCGTGATGTGCAGACGGAACTGGTGAGAGCGTTGGCCTCCAACCTCAAACTTGTCACAGTCAACGTAAAGGGACTACTGCTGTCCAACGATGACTTCAAGTGGCTTGCGCATGGTACTAAAAAGAGTCTACGCCTCACAGAACTCGCCATGACTCCCGCCTGTAATATCACTGCCTGGCATGGTAAATCGTCTGCAGCAGAGTACAGCTCTTCGGTGCCCGGGGTCAAGGCCTGGACGGGAATATCAATCGAGAACATCGCACTGGCCGAGATTTTGGTATGATTCAGTGCTTTCTTTTGTTGGACCGTTCGCGATCGTAAGTGATGAGCTACTGAGCGCAGTGCACGTGTAGTACGCGCCATGTTGTGTTTTTCTGCGTCAATCGCTACAGAGAACTCTGGTGCTACGCATGTATTAGTGCACTACGCGTATCTAGTGATGCTGCGAAAGTGGCGGCTCCAGCAGCATGGTAATGACAGACAGTTACACGGATATAGGCCTATTAGCCCTGataacgaactacaggggcgctgcgagtgccgctcgcgtgacgtcagggcacagAGTCACTCCTGTCGTCTGCTAGAGTTCGGGCGCTGTCCGGGCACTTTGTGCAGTATTTTCGTtggttcgccctcgttctctctggttgtatacttatggcggtcgtttcaaatatatttttatgacgtctttattcacgaaaatttattcaaagggCGCATACCTTAGACggcaatgcagctctcaaaggcaacgctacggTGCCAACCGAAgtagcgcagaccagcccattgcgggtttttcatgcgtgGATCTACAACCGCAAGAACATAGCATATAAAAATCTAGTTATATCATACCTGCCGTGGTGCAACGAGTATGTCACAAACACTGGcaatatatgacttctacaacagtcaCCTTGATTTTCATCCGCAAAAAGAAGTTTGCTCaggacgagtagttcatggtgtaatatagaatttttgcatttcttcacagaaacgctcggcagtaacacgaggacttaactaacactgcagtttgaattctacaagcaccacttgcttctttgaATGCTTCTTTAatttaggcggttcttcacgtgtttattttaagtggcgataatcttaagtaaagctaatgaaggcttacagctatttgcagaatacgaaagggcgtgtaccaatatatatttccttttccgtgctaGACGTTCAACTCACATGAGGAATTTACTGGTGGTTGTTGCTTGAGatatatacatgacgaatctttttggtgaactgacacaggctgctcggcccaaactttttagtgaaatatgcctttttaaccgtatggctgcagcctgaaagtcgaagcgtcaatcattagtagtatgggataTATTGAAGCTATCGTAATTCCCCGGTGGGAGGTCAAAAATCAAGGGAACTATGTAgggcttgtggtgttttctttatgaaggtTTACGAGTTTCTCTTTTATGCACCGActaagcgaatagttctccgtttgtataataaaacaacgctggatcgagacatggtgaggcaaaaggtgcttgaattttcatTTTCTAAGTAACCTAAGCTGCGCTGTATTATCTCGAGAATGCTTTAGGCATTCCAATGgacactgtaaaaaaatgctttatggtttcaattcgaagttgcagtgaactgatgggttcTGCGAACAGTGTGTGCTTCGcccatgtccaggaattctggacattctccttcggaacttcacagcaacgcacaagtgtaactcaatgggaaaattttttttgaaaataaTCTTTCAGAATATCAGCTGAGGATCAAAAAGTTTCAACTGACTACAACAAGTGGGTAGCCCCTTCAACAAAATAtgtattttggcacttagtcagaacattggtggtgcgttaaagcagttgAAACAGGTCAGACAGGGGCGGTGATGTCCCACTACAGGAGGACATCGTTTTGCGCCTTCCCGCCAGAGGGCACAATGACTTGAAGAAGCACCAAATTTAAACTATAAAGCGGTTTATTACTGTTGGCATTGAGAAGGTAATGgtaattcaattatggggttttacattccaaaaccactttccgattatgagacacgccgtagtgggggactccggagatttggaccacctggggttctttaacgtgtacctaaatctaagtacacggttattgtcacatttcacccccatcgaaatgcggccacgtGGCCAAGGTAAcggtagagggagtgttatgcatCCTGTTAGCACGCGCAGGTTTTTGAGAAGCAGCCGAAGATGGTATAGAGTGGCTATGCGTGTGCATGTCTTCAGCGCGCCTGGGTATGGTTGTATGCGCCTGTGCGCTCTGTGTATGACTGCGCGggcgtgtgcctccgtatttgcaTTTGCATGCgggcgagtgcgtgtatgcgtgtgtgagcgttcgcggcgtgtgtgcgcgcgcttgcgGTGCATGCGTGGCCGCGTGTGAACGTGTACGCGTGCCAACGTGTTTTAGAATTTCAGCATGCACGACTGCGAgcaaatgtgtgcgtgtttgtgtgcgcatggatgcctgtgcgtgcgtatagtgtgtgtgtgtgtgtgtgcgcgtgcgtgcgtataaaggatggagagagagtacctgcgtgtgagggagagtgcgtttTGTGCGGGGCAGACagaaagtgtgtgcgtgtgtgcgagggagaaatagcgtgtgtatgcgcgagggagagagagactgtgcatgtgtgtgcgtgcgagagGAGAGTGTGTGCGCATGCTAGTGCCTCCATATTTGCATATGCTTGCATGCATGTGAGCGTTCGTGGTGTATGTGCATGCCTGCATCTGCGTGTTATTgcacgtgtgcgtgcgcgtgcttgCTTGCGGCGtatgcatggcggcgtgtgaatgtgcacgtgtgcgaccgtgcgtattcgtctttcagcatgcatgcctgcggacaaaagtgtgcgtgtttgtgtgcgcatgtatatatgtgcgtgcgatggagagagagtgtgagtgcttgtgaggaagagagtgtgtgctcTTGCGAGGGCGAgagagtgcgtatgtgtgcgtgggAGGGTGTGTGTGTTTTCGGGTTTGAGTGAACATTTtgctgcttacacctactcttggaaacaTACGCTGTGTGGAGAGCAttaaaacccgtgtttaaatcctcgATACAacaacgaatgacactgcatttgtagcattatctctttcttaaAGTGAAACCGACAAAAGAaatgcgcctgtgacgtcagtattgtCGCCCTTGGCTTGCACGGCCCCGTAAGAAGCTgccaagcagttcaacttcgttatcttgcttccgttggtggcagcgcaatgccttgagagcaatgacgcgctaaatctgcactatcattcaatcgtgcatcgtttctttgaccaagcacgctttcggcagcgcacgttCGGTGCTACATTGACATTTGAACTTCAAAcggcttgccttcggaaaaacGATGTGAATAAATATCGACAGTATTCTGGctgcaaggaacatgctcacagAGCCATGCCATTCATCGCAATATctcgaaaggctggaagcggtcaggtcgatGTTACCCACGATCGTTTTTCGCGTCAGTTTGTCTTTTAGAAAACGCctaattacaaaatatttgttcttagctcttacagaaacatgattaataagcatatattcgcccaactacaatatgtcgaagacaggctccagactgctactttgctttagccacccaaaaacaattatttaaatgataatcaacatacattcgtaaattgcccacacaactgctcaactcgctccgtatccggaggttaccaTCTGAACACTAGAATGATTACAataatgtcaggaagatttacatGGAAATATTCCTTAATATTTGGTGCCGTTAAAGAAAACCGCCTGTATATTGATGGTGCAGTAGGCACCTAATAAATCGGGTGCGAATACTCGAACAGGTTTTCTTGACGGAATTCAAGTTGATGAACTTAGAACAGATGCACCCAACTGTGCACCTCTGTCTTTACAATGTATTCTCCTACTTTGTACAAGAAACGCCTCAGCGCCACGGTACATCAAAAAAGGTGTGCGGGAGCACTATTTGCTCTAATAGATTTCTGAGCATTTGTGGCATCAGGCCTGGTTTCCTTGCGTCATCAGGAATGAAAGGAGCGCATACCTAggggcccaagcaggtagactacttccgccactcggtcggcgtaagattacagagacagacagacagacagacagacagacagacagacagacagacagacagacagacagacagacagacagacagacagacagacagacagacagacagacagacagacagacagacagacagacagacagacagacagacagacagacagacagacagacagacagacagacagacagacagacagacagacagacagacagacagacagacagacagacagacagacag
It contains:
- the LOC135909108 gene encoding uncharacterized protein isoform X2, which gives rise to MDTLEELNVDIVVTPPEFVSTVSLFAEVVSRSATLRSLRLPSTSCECLAAYRRRPVQFPDRKAAQCMEPWLAALRRPNLPLSKLFIDLRGFGEAECHAFFGVVAETDAVKSVVVLSLPGIDRPDRVCATIQERGLSDRVVIKWPCMRNTRWLQQCPQISSVTIRVGHFKCNGELGLPGVISALEAVGGCSHVTSLRVNFDCFNRSVFSALAACIRAPSALTGVSIDIDYVTTHPRKEDRDVQTELVRALASNLKLVTVNVKGLLLSNDDFKWLAHGTKKSLRLTELAMTPACNITAWHGKSSAAEYSSSVPGVKAWTGISIENIALAEILETTRRNASAVLAAAMFVLGEEDGLEGARSIELTHDHPQLLEMVREGADVSKADAKKMISSALLRVRLLSLDEFMRMTGVVKETAQCFADPGARRQLSDMNVDCWLHIRRFLKIADVLHPRACLCESGRQSPSAEQSFQALA